TGGGtggctgtgtcacctgtgtccctggggctggcacctgtgtccctggGTGGCTGTGTTACTGGTGTCCCATgggggtgtcacctgtgtcTCTGGGtggctgtgtcacctgtgtccccgGGGATTGCACCGGTGTCCCCCTGGGTGGCTGTGTTACTGGTGTCCCTGGTGTggctgtgtgcccagctgtttcacctgtgcccccaggtgtccctggcatggAGCCCCCTGCAGGGTtggctgtgtcacctgtgtggctgtgtcacctgtgtggctgtgtcccatgtccccagctgtgtcccctgtgtctccagctgtgtcacctgtgtggctgtgtcccgtgtccccagctgtgtcccctgtgtctcCAGCtatgtcacctgtgtcacctgtgtggctgtgtcacctgtgtggctgtgtcccgtgtccccagctgtgtcccttgtgtccccaggtgtccctggtgtggctgtgtcccctgtgtcttcagctgtgtcacctgtgtggctgtgtcccgtgtccccagctgtgtcccctgtgtccccaggtgtccctggcgCGCAGCCCCCCGCGCTGGGTGGGCAGTGGGCGCCGCCTGCTGCTCTCGGCCGACCGGACGCtggtgctgaaggagctgtCGAGCGAGGACGTGGCCGACGTGCACGGGCTGCTGGCACACTACCACCAGGtatgggcacagggctggcacactACCACCAGGTACGGGCAcggggggcacaggggctggcacACTGCCACCAGGTAtgggcacaggggctggcacACTGCCACCAGGTATGGGCAcggggggcacaggggctggcacACTGCCACCAGGTACGGGCAcggggggcacagggctggcacactGCCACCAGGTACGGGCAcggggggcacaggggctggcacACTGCCACCAGGTATGGGCATGGGGGCTGGCACACTGCCACCAGATacagggggcacggggggctggCACACTACCACCAGATACAGGGGTCGTGGGGCACGGGTTGTCACCTGTGTATCTGGGGGTGTCACCTTTGTGCCCGGCtctgtcacctgtgtgcccagggtggctgtgtcacctgtgtgcccaggggtgtcacctgtgtccccagggtgtcactgggggtgtcacctgtgtgcctggctgtgtcaccagGGTGTGCCCTGGGGTGTCTCTGGTGTGCCCGAGGGGTGGCTGTGTCACTTAtgtcactgtgtccctgctgtccctgggtggctgtgtcacctgtgtccctggctgtgtcccccctgtcccagctgtgtccctggctgtgtccctggtgtccctggatGGCTGTGTGACccgtgtcccagctgtgtcccccatcccagctgtgtccccggtgtccccgtgtcccggctgtgtccccatgtccctgctgtgtctccatgtccctggctgtgtccccgtgtcccagctgtgtccctgtgtggctgtgtcccctgtcccagccgtgtccctgtcccagctgtgtcccggtgtccctgctgtgtccctgtcccagccgtgtccctgtcccctctgtgtcccccctgtcccctctgtgtccccatgtccctgctgtgtccctgtgtggctgtgtcccctgtcccagccgtgtccctgtcccctctgtgtcccccctgtcccagccgtgtccctgtcccctctgtgtcccccctgtcccagctgtgtcccccctgtcccagctgtgtccccctgtcccagccgtgtccctgtcccctctgtgtcccccctgtcccagctgtgtccctgtcccctctgtgtcccccctgtcccagccgtgtccctgtcccctctgtgtcccccctgtcccagccgtgtccctgtcccctctgtgtcccccctgtcccagctgtgtccccctgtcccagccgtgtccctgtcccctctgtgtcccccctgtcccagctgtgtccccctgtcccagccgtgtccctgtccccacagtaCGTGGTGCAGTGCCACGGGCAGACGCTGCTGCCGCGTTTCCTGGGCATGTACCGGGTGAGCGTGGACAGCGAGGACACCTACCTGCTGGTCATGAGGAACCTCTTCAGCCACCGCCTGCCCGTGCACAGGAAGTACGACCTCAAGGTACTGGGGTGTCCCCGAGCCCCTCCGAGTCCTGCTGTGGGGCAGCCTCCCCCCAGAACCCCTCCTGtcacctctgctccctgcagggctccctcGTGGACCGAGAGGCCAGTGACAAGGAGAAGGTACTGCAGGGGGATGCTGGGAATCCCCcgaatttggggggggtctccaGGCCTcgttttccctcctccccaatAACGACAGCTCATGAGCTGCACCCTTCCCTGAGGAGGGGCTGGCCCCTGACccccagaggcacagcctgggggggtcccacagccctggggtgtcccccccCGTCCCTCCCCAGGGCAAGGAGCTGCCCACCCTGAAGGACGTGGATTTCCTCAACAAGAACGAGAAGGTGTTcgtggaggaggagcagcagcgcGACTTCATGGACAAGCTCAAGCGGGACGTGGAGGTGGGAGTCGGGGGCTGCACCcccagggggtcccaggggatTCGGGGGGCTCTCTCCCCACCTCAAGTGACCCTTTggcctcccagtgcccaggctCTGGGGGTTTGGGAGCGCTCCCCATGGCCATGGGGTGTCCCCCACCCCTAATGACCCCTTGGTTGTCCCCCCAACCCTGAGGAGGGTTTTTGGGGATAACGTCCAGCATTTGATAGCTGTGGGggtgacagtgcccaggctctgggggttttggggtgaagcCCCCCCAGGGTTTTGGCATGGCCTCCCCCAGttgctgccctgtcccctcagtTCCTGGTGCAGCAGAAGTTGATGGACTacagcctgctgctgggcatCCACGAGGTGGAGCGGGgcgagcaggaggaggaggaggagctggaggaagaggagctcgCGGGGGGCGATgatggggggctggggggcccCTATGGCACCTCCCCAGAGGGCCTGGGGGGGCTCCTCAACTCCTACCGGCCCCTGGGCCCCGGCGAGTTCGACCCCGGCGTGGACGTGTACGCCCTGCGCGGGGCCGAGGGTGagccgggggtcccggggggtcccggggggtttgggggggcagGGAGCACTGACCCCCCCCGGCTGtgccccccaggagccccccgGCGCGAGGTTTATTTCATGGGGCTCATCGATGTCCTCACCCAGTACGACGCCCGCAAGAAGGCGGCACACGCGGCCAAGACCGTCAAACATGGGGTGAGGGGGGCACCCCGAAAtggagggcacagctggggggcACCCCGAAATGGGGGGCGCAGCTGGGGGGCACCCCAAACGCGGGGTGAGGGGGGCACCCCGAAACGGGGGGCACAcactggggtcaccccaaaCTGGGTATGAGGGGGGCACCTCAAACTGGGGGGGCACGGACTGGGGggcaccccaaactgggggAGCACCACAAAGAGGGGGCGAGGAGGGCACCCTGAATAGCGGGGGGGCACCTCAAAGACGGGGTGTGGGGGCACCCCAAGAGCTGGGGGGGAGCACGGACTGGGGGGGCCACCGGATTGGGGGTCACCCTGAACTGGGGGTGGGGGCACCCCGGACTGGGCTAGGGCAATTCTGAACTGGGGAGCAGGCACCCAAACTTGGGAGGAGGGCAATTCTGAACTGAGGGGGggcaccccaaactgggggtggtatttcccagctggggctggcagggctggcacccccttggttttttggggagggggtttgtTGGAGTGCTgaaggtggggacagggaggggttggggggacCTGGGCCAAGCCTTcagaggaggatttggggtggggttaaagcccctggcagggtctgggggggctggacgtgtgggggctgtggggaggttgggactgggggggctgtgggggggtCGGGTGAAGCTGGAGGAGGTGCCTAGGCTGGGGTTGGGTCCTGTGGGGGAGTCTGGGGGAGGGGTGGGtgtcaggaggggctggggggtggtTCCCGGGGGCAGGGCTCTGTTCCTGGGGGGGCTCTGAGCCACTGCCCCCCAGGCCGGAGCCGAGATCTCCACGGTGCACCCCGAGCAATACGCCAAGCGCTTCCTCGACTTCATCACCAACATCTTCGCCTGAGGGGGGGGCTCAGCCTCCCCCCCGCGGGaccaaaacccccccagggtgtgctgacccctccccacacacccacagccccacagcgacCCCCCCGCAGTGGGGTTCCACTACTCAAGTGCCTTAACTTTATGTAAGGGGGTCCGGGGGGGCTCtggccccagcactgggggggtctggggtgcCCCCGCCacacggggggctctgggaCCCTTTTGCCCCCTCCCAAAGCTGGGAGGGGGTCAAACACTACTTGCCCCAGAGGGGGGGATGAAAAGGGCCCCCCAGTCATGATCTTCTGGGGGTGCAGCCTGCATCCCTGTTccaaatggggctggggggcactcCCTGCCCCCCTCTGCGTGGGACCTGGGGGGCTCCGGCTCCCCCTCTTTTCTGCAGCTCccggggggaaggggaggaccCCGGCCCCGTGGGACCTccgggggggcggggcctgcTGGGCTGACACCCCTATCCCCTATTTGTGGGGGTGCCGTGTGTCGTGTGCCCCCCACCCCATTTATGGGGCTCCTTCCCCCGCTCTGTACCgagaaataaattattgaaCCGGCCCTGAGTCTGCCCAATTCCCTGGGCCCCTCGGACCCCCCTGCGCCCCTCAAACCCCGGCTCCGACATTCCCGGGGACCCCCGAATTCCCGGCTCGAtcgccccgcccccgccgctcaggccccgcccccacccGGCTCCGCTTTCCTGTTGGCCACGCTCTCTCCCCGCCCCCAGGCGCGTTGCCATGGCGACGCCCTCCCCGCCAGCCCCGCGCGCCGTTGCCatggccccgcccctcccccgtTGCCATggcggccccgcccctcccccgtTGCCatggcggccccgccccgcgcggtCACGTGAGGCGGCCGCGCTGAGGGCGCCCCCCGCCGCCGGACGCGCCCGCGATGCTGCGCCCGCCCGGGCCCGGTGCGTGCGGGACCCCCGCGACCCCGGCACCCCCCCGGCCTGCCCGGCAACCCCCGGCCCCCCGCACCGCGCTCTGCCCGCGGCCCCCGCCCCgggcctgctgctgctctcactgcagCGACCCCTCGGGCCCCTCCCCGGGCCTGTCCGTTCCCGTCGGGCCtcaccgggaccccccgggcCCCTCCCCGGGCCTGTCCGCTCCCCTCGGGCCTCCCCGGGACCCCTCGGGCTCCTCCCCGGGCCTGTCCGTTCCCCTCGGGCCtcaccgggaccccccgggcCCCTCCCCGGGCCTGTCCTGTCACCGCCGGGCCCGTCCGTCCGCCCGGGCCTCCTCGGGACCACCTCCGGGCCTGTCCTCCCCCTcctcgggaccccccccccgCTCCCCCGGGCCTGTCCCCCCCCATTCCGGGCCCCATcccccaccctgtccccccCGCGTGGAGCCCCTGGGGGGGAtgggggcaccggggggcaccgggggggcaCCGGCGCGTTCACCGGGCCCCTCCCCCGGATCATGGCTGGACAAACAGCCCCGGGGCCGCTCCGGGGGGGCTGGATGGGTCTGGGGGGCCGGGGGGACcgccaggagctgctgtcccccccggaagggctctgggggctggggggtccccTGGGGACACGCGAGGGGTGACGGTGCTGTTGTTATTGTGGTGTCACCTGGGCGGGGGGAGGGGATCCGGGGGGCTGGACGGACCCCCAAagtgggtctgggggtggtGGGGGCCGTCTGTgacccccccgtgtccccccagccccgggctcGTGGCTCCGCTGATCCACTGCGCTCCGCTCGTGTCCCCCATGGGCTCACCAGGTGGGTGTGGGGGACACCCCGCTCTGGGGACCCTCCCCTGTCCCGGGACCCTCCCTCGTGCACGGCCCTTAGCTTTGGGGACCCCCTTTGGAGCCTTTCCCCCGGGCTGTGGGATCCCCTGGCTCTGGGGGACCCCCTTGGAGCACCTGTGGGACCCCCCGGACATGGAACACCCCCGGGTTCTGGGGACCCCCTCGTGCACCCCAGTTCTGGGCATCCCTCTCAGACCCCCCCGAGTTCTGGGGACCCCCTCGTGCACCCCTCGGCTTCTGGGGACCCCCTTTGGACCCTTCCCCCCGGGCTGTGGGGGACCCccttggagcagctgtgggaccCCCCAGCCATGGAGCACCCCCGGGTTCTGGGCACCCCCCTTGGGCACCCCCCGGTTCTGGGGACCCCCTCGGGCATCCCCCGGGGATGGgtggggtgctgggggcaccccaatttttcccccccccctcccGGGGGTCACGGCGCGGTGCCCCCCTCGGGGTGTCCCAGATTTGGGGACAGGACAGGTTTAACCCTTGGGTGGCACCTTGGGTGGGTGAACGTCCCCcccgggggtggggggcactgtgcccccctcaggaccccccctgggtgccatggccaggctctgggggGTCTGGAGGGGTCCATGCCCAGActcagagggtttgggggggtcatGTTCAGATTttccagggttttggggtgacccacagtccccaggctctggggtcTTGGAGTCTACATGCCCAGGGTCAGgcaattttgggggtccctgcccaggctctgggagATCTGGGGGATCCATGCCCaggctcagaggggtttggggggggacCATGTGCAGTGTCAGAAGTTTTGGGGGCCTATGCCCAGTctcagaggattttgggagTCCATAGCCTGGCTCTGAGAGGTTTCGGGGGGTCAGTGCCCAGTCTCAGGCTTTGAAGATCCCATgtccaaattttggggttcaaAGGGTCCCACGGCCAGCCCttgatggttttggggtgtccccccccGTGTTTGTCCTGTtaaggattttggggtgttggggGCCAGGTGATGGTGCCAGTGGGGGTCCAGCccctggggttttgggggtcctgtGCCCAGtccctgggggtttggggggtcccgtgcccagcccctggggtttgggggtcccgtgcccagcccctggggtttggggtgcccgtgcccagtccctggcagttttggggtgccccagtGTCGTTCATGCTGCCAGGGAtgttggggtgcaggggggcCACCAAGAGCCAGGTGATGGTGGCGGTAGGCTCCAGGctcaggaggttttgggggggtccatCTCCATCCTCTGCTGGTTTGGGGTGTCCGTGGTGtttgggagctctgtgctcagtccCTGGGCTTTGGGGTATCCGTGCCCAGCCCGGCAGTTtcagggtgtccctgcagtgtcgTTGGTGCTGTGAGGGATGTCGGGGTGCGGGGACCCCAGCAGGAGTTGGATGACAGTGCCAGCagggtcctgtccctggggatgTGCCCTGCCCCGGctattttggggtgtccctgctcagtcccggtgttttggggtgcccatggGTGTTTCGGGGCGCCCCGTGTGCCCGGCCCTGAGGTGCCCCGGGGCTGACCCCGCAGTGTCCTTCGTGCTCTCGAGGATGTCGGGCTGCGGGGGCCCCAGCAGGAGtggggtgacagtgccagcagggtcctgtccctggggatgTGCCCAGCGCTGGGTGTTTTGGGGAGCCCGTGGCTGTTTCGGGGTGTCCGTGCCCAGCCCCTGATGCTTCGGGGTGTCCATGCCCATTTCGGGGTGTCCAtggctgttttggggtgtccctgcccactcCCGGGTGTTTCGGGGTGCCCGTGGGTGTTtcagggtgtccctgctcagtcCCGGGTGTTACAGGGTGTCCGTGCCCGTTTCGGGGTGTCCATGGCTGTTtcggggtgtccctgcccactcccgggtgttttggggtgtccaTGGCTGTTtcagggtgtccctgctcagtcCCGGGTGTTTCAGGGTGCCCGTGGGTGTTtcagggtgtccctgctcagtcCCGGGTGTTTCGGGGTGTCCGTGCCCGTTTCGGGGTGTCCATGGCTGTTtcggggtgtccctgcccactcCCGGGTGTTTCAGGGTGCCCGTGGGTGTTTCGGGGAGCCCGTGGGTGTTTCGGGGCGCCCCGTGTGCCCGTCCCTGAGGTGCCCCGGGGCTGTCCCGCAGTGTCCTTCGTGCTCTCGAGGATGTCGGGCTGCGGGGCTCCCGGGGCCAAGAGCCGGGTGACGGTGCCCAAGCGCGTGTGGGAGTTCGTGACGCGGGAGCGCGCGGCGCGCCTGGCGCTGCTGGCGCAGGAGGCGCGGGTGCGGATCCTGGTGGACGGCGAGACCCCCGAGCTGTACGTGCTGCAGCTCTGCGCGACCCCCCCGGGGCCCCCCCGGCGGCGCGGGGCTCTGCCCGGCCCGCAAGGCGCTCAAGGCGCTGCTCAAGGAGACggagaaggagctgaagaagCGCAGCCAGCGGCAcggggaggtgctgggggcccgcccggagccccccgcgGGCGCCGCCGGCTCTCCCGGCGCGGGCCCGGCGCGGGACGAGGAGCCGGAGCGGCAGTGCCCGATCTGCCTGGGCGAGATGCGGGGCCCGCGCACGCTGGAGCGCTGCCGGCACTCGTTCTGCGGGGAGTGCATCGCGCGGGCGCTGCAGGTGCGCTCCGCCTGCCCCGTCTGCGGCCGCTTCTACGGGCAGCTGGTGGGCAACCAGCCCCCCGACGGCCGCATGCTGGTCACCCGCGACGCCGCGCTGCCCCTGCCCGGCTACGAGGCCTTCGGCACCATCATCATCCAGTACGTCTTCCCGCCCGGCGTGCAGGGGGT
This Haemorhous mexicanus isolate bHaeMex1 chromosome 33, bHaeMex1.pri, whole genome shotgun sequence DNA region includes the following protein-coding sequences:
- the PIP4K2C gene encoding phosphatidylinositol 5-phosphate 4-kinase type-2 gamma, with product MAAAAAGPCPGPGPGPGPGAARTKKKQKRFVPQRVKLPRAADPLLAVLAWGVTHQINELSQVPLPVMLLPDDFKASSKIKVNNHLFNRENLPSHFKFKEYCPQVFRNLRERFGVDDQDYQVSLARSPPRWVGSGRRLLLSADRTLVLKELSSEDVADVHGLLAHYHQYVVQCHGQTLLPRFLGMYRVSVDSEDTYLLVMRNLFSHRLPVHRKYDLKGSLVDREASDKEKGKELPTLKDVDFLNKNEKVFVEEEQQRDFMDKLKRDVEFLVQQKLMDYSLLLGIHEVERGEQEEEEELEEEELAGGDDGGLGGPYGTSPEGLGGLLNSYRPLGPGEFDPGVDVYALRGAEGAPRREVYFMGLIDVLTQYDARKKAAHAAKTVKHGAGAEISTVHPEQYAKRFLDFITNIFA
- the DTX3 gene encoding LOW QUALITY PROTEIN: probable E3 ubiquitin-protein ligase DTX3 (The sequence of the model RefSeq protein was modified relative to this genomic sequence to represent the inferred CDS: deleted 1 base in 1 codon); the encoded protein is MGSPVSFVLSRMSGCGAPGAKSRVTVPKRVWEFVTRERAARLALLAQEARVRILVDGETPELYVLQLCATPPGPPRGAGLCPARKALKALLKETEKELKKRSQRHGEVLGARPEPPAGAAGSPGAGPARDEEPERQCPICLGEMRGPRTLERCRHSFCGECIARALQVRSACPVCGRFYGQLVGNQPPDGRMLVTRDAALPLPGYEAFGTIIIQYVFPPGVQGVEHPNPGVRYPGTTRVAYLPDCPEGNKVLGLFRKAFAQRLTFTVGTSLTTGRANVITWNDIHHKTNCTGGPQLFGYPDPTYLARVQEELRAKGITED